One genomic segment of Diceros bicornis minor isolate mBicDic1 chromosome 13, mDicBic1.mat.cur, whole genome shotgun sequence includes these proteins:
- the HEYL gene encoding hairy/enhancer-of-split related with YRPW motif-like protein: MKRPREPSGSDSESDGPIDVGREGELSPACGGEAGRGAGLGPSGEARQCPESPRGACDPDAASPSPPAALRGRRRQLQARRRAGGRRARPVGSGGICFFHARSQRLSLKPNPPARPPPPPARALARPARGSGCRSRAAGLRFPTPAERSEGREAGGRGRGRAGRAEQASPPTLGQETECRGGLDPGRNGPPGRRGESVPTHACPAPFPGLASETKAAWEGAVPAHSPASEIIEKRRRDRINSSLSELRRLVPTAFEKQGSSKLEKAEVLQMTVDHLKMLHATGGAGFFDARALAVDFRSIGFRECLTEVIRYLGILEGPSSRADPVRIRLLSHLNSYAAEMEPSPTPAGPLAFPAWPWSFFHSCPGLSAPSSQLAILGRVPGPVLPSASSLAYPIPALRTAPLRRATGTILPTRRNLLPNRGSSTTRRARPPERPAAPLPVAPSGRAPRSSHMAPLLPSSSPTPPGVVGSPAYAAVPAPRPSSLGPAGRPAGAVLCHSWVSEITEVGAF, from the exons ATGAAGCGGCCCAGGGAGCCGAGCGGCTCCGACAGCGAGTCCGACGGACCCATCGACGTGGGCCGCGAGGGCGAGCTGAG CCCGGCCTGCGGAGGGGAGGCCGGACGTGGTGCGGGGCTGGGGCCTTCTGGGGAGGCCAGGCAGTGTCCCGAGAGTCCGAGAGGGGCCTGTGACCCAGATGCCGCCTCCCCCTCGCCCCCGGCCGCGCTGCGTGGGAGGAGGCGGCAGCTGCAGGCTCGGCGGAGGGCGGGCGGCCGGCGCGCCCGGCCCGTGGGAAGCGGCGGCATCTGCTTTTTCCACGCTCGTTCCCAGCGgctctctctgaaacccaacCCGCCGGCccggcccccgccgccgccggcccgtGCCCTCGCCCGCCCCGCCCGGGGATCGGGTTGCAGGAGCCGGGCGGCCGGGCTGCGGTTCCCGACGCCCGCCGAACGCAGCGAGGGGCgagaggcagggggcagggggcgAGGCCGAGCAGGTCGGGCCGAGCAGGCAAGCCCCCCGACTCTGGGGCAGGAAACCGAGTGTAGGGGAGGACTTGACCCAGGGAGAAATGGGCCcccagggagaaggggagagagtgtCCCCACCCACGCCTGCCCTGCGCCTTTTCCCGGCCTCGCCTCGGAGACCAAGGCCGCCTGGGAGGGGGCTGTGCCCGCCCACAGCCCGGCCTCCGAG ATCATAGAGAAACGGCGCCGCGACCGCATCAACAGCAGCCTGTCTGAATTGCGGCGTTTGGTCCCCACTGCCTTCGAGAAGCAG GGCTCCTCCAAGCTGGAGAAAGCCGAGGTCCTGCAGATGACGGTGGATCACTTGAAAATGCTCCACGCCACTGGTGGTGCAG GATTCTTTGACGCCCGAGCCCTGGCAGTCGACTTCCGGAGCATTGGTTTTCGGGAGTGCCTCACCGAGGTCATCAGGTACCTGGGGATCCTGGAAGGGCCCAGCAGCCGTGCAGACCCTGTGCGGATTCGCCTTCTCTCCCACCTCAACAGCTATGCAGCTGAGATGGAGCCTTCGCCCACGCCCGCCGGCCCCCTGGCCTTCCCTGCCTGGCCCTGGTCCTTCTTTCATAGCTGTCCAGGGCTGTCAGCCCCAAGCAGCCAGCTAGCCATCCTAGGAAGAGTGCCCGGCCCCGTCCTCCCCAGCGCCTCCTCACTTGCTTACCCCATCCCAGCCCTCCGAACCGCTCCCTTGCGCAGAGCCACTGGTACCATCCTGCCGACTCGGAGGAATCTGCTGCCCAATCGAGGGTCATCTACTACTCGGAGGGCCCGCCCCCCGGAGAGGCCAGCTGCCCCCCTGCCTGTGGCCCCCAGTGGCAGGGCTCCCAGGAGCAGCCACATGGCACCTCTCCTGCCGTCTTCTTCCCCAACTCCCCCTGGCGTTGTGGGGTCCCCTGCTTATGCGGCTGTTCCTGCACCCAGGCCTTCTTCCCTGGGGCCAGCTGGGAGACCAGCAGGAGCTGTGCTCTGCCACTCCTGGGTCTCTGAAATCACTGAGGTTGGGGCTTTCTGA